The following proteins are co-located in the Castor canadensis chromosome 5, mCasCan1.hap1v2, whole genome shotgun sequence genome:
- the R3hdml gene encoding peptidase inhibitor R3HDML yields the protein MPLLSSSMGLAGLLLCVGQTVGALIMPQITLALAQAKGTAVQPLGGLGVPRYRGKRHISARDVTALLDYHNHIRASVYPPAANMEYMVWDERLARSAEAWATQCIWAHGPSQLMRHVGQNLSVHSGRFRSVVDLVRSWSEEKRHYSFPAPRDCTPHCPWRCRGPVCSHYTQMVWASSSRLGCALHTCSSIDVGGSTWHRAVYLVCNYAIKGNWIGQAPYKMGKPCSSCPPSYQGNCNSNMCFLGLKSNRLLWI from the exons ATGCCCCTGCTGTCCAGCTCCATGGGCCTGGCAGGACTGCTCCTCTGTGTAGGCCAAACAGTGGGGGCTTTGATAATGCCCCAAATCACTCTGGCTCTGGCCCAGGCCAAGGGCACAGCTGTGCAGCCCCTGGGTGGCCTGGGGGTGCCCCGGTACCGCGGGAAGCGCCACATCTCTGCCCGAGACGTGACTGCCCTTCTGGACTATCACAACCACATCCGAGCCAGCGTGTACCCACCTGCCGCCAACATGGAGTACATG GTCTGGGACGAGAGACTGGCCAGGTCTGCTGAGGCCTGGGCCACCCAGTGCATCTGGGCCCACGGGCCCTCACAGCTGATGAGACATGTGGGCCAGAACCTCTCCGTCCATTCTGGCCG GTTCCGCTCGGTGGTAGATCTTGTGAGATCTTGGTCGGAGGAAAAGCGGCATTACTCGTTTCCAGCCCCGAGGGACTGCACACCCCACTGCCCCTGGCGCTGCAGAGGCCCCGTCTGTTCTCACTACACCCAG ATGGTGTGGGCATCCTCCAGTCGGCTGGGCTGTGCCCTGCACACCTGCAGCAGCATCGACGTGGGGGGCAGCACCTGGCACCGGGCAGTGTACCTGGTCTGCAACTACGCTATCAA GGGCAACTGGATCGGCCAGGCACCTTACAAGATGGGGAAGCCTTGCTCCTCCTGCCCCCCAAGTTACCAAGGCAACTGCAACAGCAACATGTGCTTCTTGGGGCTCAAATCCAACCGGCTGCTGTGGATCTGA